The region cacgTTGTAATATTCTAGTCATTGAGTCATTAATTTCTGTTAacagtgtaacggtaagctgacatggcatgttaaatcatcatttcaaataaaaaatttagattgTTTTATACAATTGGTcaccatatttttttgttttaagcaattttattttttgttcttttaacttttcttttattttttattttctattctcttttgcttcttcctttattttctttccttcttcattccttttaacgtagtttttctatgtttatcatttgttaaaactaatccctatattttttttgaacaatttaatttttttgagtgaGACAAGCTTGTGAActagttttaataaatgaaaaacataaaaaattacgttaaaagaaatgaagaagggaggaaaacagaaggagaaacagaagagaatagaaaataaagaaaaaagttaaaggaatataaaagaaaaaaaattaaattgctcaaaataatatatatatatatatatatagggaccaattatagaatttaacctaaaattttcatttgaaatgatgatttaatttgcCACGTCAGTTTGCTATTACACCGTTAACGgtaattaacggctcagtgactaaaatgttacaacacgataatatAAGTTACCAAAATGTAATCTGAGtcaaacaaaagtaactattttgataatttatctttatttttttataaatttaaaatgtttaattaagattttcttttataAGTAGATATGCTTCGCATATGCCCATgaataatgatttaatttttaataatattttcaagaaaaaaaaaagaagagacgaGTAGAAGCTGAATGCCTtggaattttttttctattttacgggtttatttttcattctttgaATTTTATGTACTCctaaaaagttattttattatgattttcattttttaaaaattattttatataatacacTTTTTGTGCAACTCCACATACATCAGTCAATGGACtacaatttatattttcaataaGCATAATATTAATGTCGCAAAGAGAACGGTAATATAAATGCATGGATAATTGAAGGGTCAACTACTTGAGATTCACGTGCTTGGGATCGTGAATTTCGTGGGATCGTGAATTTCGTGGTGGGATGGAACcaacttgttttttttctttgggtttaattttaattttcatctctctactttttttaaaaaaataaaaataaaaattaacgaaaaataattgtaaaaacttgtttaatttttataatataggacgaataaattttaataaattaaagtaaaaataatatgaaatttacaactatattttttaatagtaaattatattattagtcatcaaattatgggtaagtttttgttttggtcattaaactattcaaaagtttttatttaagtaattggGTTGTTGAAATCGATACTATATGACTTTCTCTATTCGCATTATCTGCGCTAATCGAAAGCTTACTTTCCTTCTTTTttacagtttaatttttttttatgaaatagatTTGAACATCAGAAATCTgcaaacaaaaatttaaacaatttttttctctgATCTCTGATATTGATTGTCAGATCAATTTGAATATAAGATATGTTCTTTTATTCGCCGATGGGTACTAATCCACCGTACCGATCGTCGAATTATCGCTTGGAACTCATTAtggaacattttaaaaaaaaactttaacagtCCAATgactcaaataaaattttttgaatattttaatgacttaaataaaaaattttaaataattcaataactaaattattattttaattaaataagcaAAACGAATACATAGccgtaatttaatttaatgattaatgaTATAGATTAACCCTTTGTtaatatcttaaaaaaaaaaagaggaaaggaAATTTAAGAGTTAAGGCCTTCCTAGATGTGCCAATCTGAGAGAGACACGTGTGAATTAAATAGGTATTGAGAGCCGGAATATCTTTAAACCAACGATAATAGATTCCTAATATATGTAGTTGTCTTGTGCCGTGACCGTGCCATTTGTAACTTTGAAGTTAAGCCCTTCTACTATGTCCTAATTCAAAAGTTGGACTCCTTATATTTGAATGTTTATCTTTTGCTCCTTATTTATTTTGGTGAATTATAAGAGAAGGGTAGAATCTTAATAATAAGGTAATTCGAATTCAAGTCACACTTGGAATGTTGAACACCCTAAACATCACGCCAACATATAAAattcctcttttttttcttttcttttctctttaatgtcaaattttcaaaattttgggcgAAATAAGGAAATAAATCTAATTCCTAATACAACTTTCCATGAAAACCAAATTTTACTTTAAGATGGAATTCAagtgattttttttctcttttaccccttaattttaggttttatttCATTAAGAAACCTACCCCAATTATTTTACAAAACCCCAAACGTATAGAAATTTTAACagtctagtaattaaaatgaaaactatcaaataatttaatgcttattttgtaatattttgaagttgagtaattaaatataaatttactaatagtttagtgaccttccGTGTAGTTTAACCATTTTATTTTCATGTCTAAAAACCAGATGCTCAAACAATGTTTTTGTCATGtttctaattcttttttttttaattacagcATAAAATCTTCAGATAACCCACAATTCacttatttttttctgaaaatccTTGCGAACAGCTCCCACCCACCAATTTTTCTTCTCCAGACCTTTCCATTAATCTATTTTCAATTCTCTCTTTTAAGTCCAAAAAAGTCCAAATCACTGCTTAAGCCTATTTTGGACTTCAATTTTTAAGTTCTCTTTAAACAAGAAACCCATCTTCAGCAAAGGTAGCTAGCTGTTTTTCAAGTTAGATTTTTTGCAAATTTTTTGGTTTAAAACTTGCATGCTGTGTTAATGATCACACTAATGACAAAGTTGTAACTTTAATGTTGTCTGGTTGATAAAAaggattctttttctttttagatgAAACCTTTGATTCTTTTGAGCCGAACAGTCTTGTATGTCTTTAAATATTGAATTCGgggttaaaagaaattttgggatAATTTCTGTGTTATCTTTTTTTCAGCCATAAAAATTGGGTGGCGGTTTGATTAACTGAGTTTTGTATGTTTGGGCAGTAAAAGGTGAAGGGCTTTGTGCTGTGTGGAAATGGCGACTGGAGCTGTACCAGCTTCTTTTCCAGGCTTGAAAAGCAAGGACCCAGGCTTAGGATTTGCTAAAAGTACGGATTTTGTGAGGATATGTGATTTGAGAAGGACCAAGACTGGTAGAACAAGAATCTCTGTGATTCGGAATCAGAATCCCAGTCAGGATACTGCTCAACTTCAGCCTGCATCTGAAGGGAGCCCTTTGTTAggtataaatataaaattcaaagacaagacaagacaagaaattaaattaaattttggtttgtgAACACTATTTCCTGAATTTTGTGTTGATCTTTACCTGAATTGATGTGAAAAAAACTTAGTTGAAAGAGGGCCTTTTTCCCCATGATGAACTGTGTTCATTTCTCTTGTGCTATTTAGATATGTTCCAAATGCCAAAATTTAAGTTTCACTTAATAATTAAGCTAAGTACTCAATTCAACTTGGTGTTTTTCtctgattaattaattttttattttagttccgAGGCAAAAGTATTGTGAATCCATGCACAAAACTGTGAGGAGAAAAACTAGGACGGTAATGGTCGGAAATGTGACTCTTGGTAGCGAGCATCCAATAAGGATTCAAACAATGACTACGACCGACACTAAGGATGTGGCTGGGACAGTTGAACAGGTATCAACTTCTCCCATCTGCGCttaaacctttttcttttcttttcaaataatgGGGTTTGGGATCTCTTTTCACTGATTGTCCGGTCATAAGGATTGACAACGTATATGAATATCCGATGATGTTTGATGTGTAGAATGCGAGCTCTTGTTTTCCACCTTATGGTGTCCTGAGGTTTATGAATTAGTCTTATGAAATTAACTACTGTCGTCTTTTTAATAGGTGATGAGAATAGCAGACAAGGGAGCGGATATTGTCCGGATAACTGTTCAAGGGAAGAAAGAGGCAGATGCatgttttgaaataaaaaactCTCTAGTACAGAAGAAGTAAGTCTGGTTCTTTATAAGAATTATTTGTCACTTGTTGAAGTTTCAGTCTCATATGTTATATGGAAATTATTACAGTCATTGACTTATTATTCGTATTCGTGCAGTTATGATATACCTCTGGTGGCAGATATTCATTTTGCTCCTTCAGTTGCATTAAGAGTTGCCGAGTGCTTCGATAAAATTCGAGTCAACCCTGGAAATTTTGGTAAGTGATTTGATGTACGTTCATTTTgtttttagattttgatttttgctattttaaataaaaaatgtggTAAATTGCAGCTGATAGACGGGCCCAGTTTGAGCAGATAGAATATACAAATGAGGAGTATCAGAAAGAACTTGAGCATATTGAGGAGGTCAGACCACTCTTCTTTTAGAGTTCAATCATGCATCGTCCACTATCTAGTAGATTCTAGTGAAACTTTTAGAAAATAAACCATCGATTGACTAACATCTAATATCGAAGCAGTGAATCTTTTTTTTAGCATGTATCAGTTTCACTATACATATTGAACCCCCCTCTGCCAACCCCCATGAACTACAACAGGTTTTTATTCCGTTGGTTGAAAAATGTAAGAAGTACGGAAGTGCGATGCGTATTGGGACCAACCATGGGAGTCTTTCTGACCGTATAATGAGCTACTATGGGGATTCTCCTAGGGGAATGGTGAACATTTATCTTATCTCTTACTGCCTGACAGTTTCAAGTGTGTTTTCTCTTCCTATGTATCCAATTAATTGGTGTTCCTCAACAGGTTGAATCTGCATTCGAGTTTGCTAGGATATGTAGAAAGTTGGACTACCATAACTTTGTCTTTTCAATGAAAGCAAGCAATCCAGTTGTCATGGTCCAGGCATACCGCCTCCTTGTTGCTGAAATGTACGTTCATGGCTGGGATTATCCATTACACTTGGGAGTCACTGAAGCTGGAGAAGGTGAAGATGGAAGGATGAAATCCGCGATTGGCATTGGGACCCTCCTTCAGGTACCTCCACTAGTATATATATAGCATAATCAACAAAAGCAATTACCATTTAAAGTTTTCATGCTATGGTGATCTTGAAATTGTATTCAACAACTCTGTGGCTGATTTGTTGATATTATGATCTTATACTTGCAGGATGGTTTAGGTGACACAATCAGGGTTTCACTCACCGAGCCACCCGAGGAAGAGATAGATCCGTGCAGAAGGATGGCTGACCTTGGTATGAAAGCTGCCGAACTCCAGCAAGGGGTGGTAGGATTTGACAACTTCAATTAATTAGACATGATGTTTTTATCACTTTAAATACTCTTATTTTGAGAACCTTCCTCACTTGAAATTCCATCAGGCACCATTTGAGGAAAAGCACAGACATTACTTTGATTTCCAGCGTCGATCTGGTCAATTGCCAACACAAAAGGAGGTTAGCCATAAATGTCTCGGTAACACCGTGTTAGCTAACCCTGTGCCCTGAACTGTTCTGAATGaagaatttatttctttataggGCGAAGAGGTGGACTTTAGAGGTGTCCTGCATCGTGATGGCTCGGTTCTTATGTCTGTTTCCCTTGATCAGTTGAAGGTAACATAGTCTCACTAGCTTCCTTAATTGTGACAGGGAGAAATCCATTAATTCCTTTTCCCCCTCTGCAGGCACCGGAACTCTTATATAAGTCACTTGCAGCAAAGCTGGTCGTAGGCATGCCATTTAAGGTCTACTCTTGATCCATGTACTCTATAAGATTGGCTACGCTATGTGGGCTTTTATCATGATTGAGTTGCCATATGTTGATGCAGGACTTGGCAACAGTAGACTCAATCATACTGCGGGAGCTTCCACCAGTAGATGACGCTGATGCTGTAAGAATCCGTCTTTTCGTCCTTTCTCTCACTATCTCTCTAGTCTTCACGAAAATTTGGAAATAACAGACACTATTTATTGTACTATAACCAGCGGCTGGCTCTTAAAAGGTTGATAGACATAAGCATGGGTGTCATTACACCTTTATCGGAACAGCTAACAAAGCCATTGCCAAATGCTATGGCTCTAGTAAACCTTAAGGAATTATCAACTGGAGCTTACAAGCTTTTGCCCGAAGGTGCGTCTGCTTATTTTTAATATTGAGTTCTAAGCATACAGATGGTTATCCACGTTTATTCTTTTTTGCTCCTATGATATCAGTTTATTTACCTTGCAGGTACACGCTTGGTTGTATCTGTACGTGGTGACGAGCCCTATGAAGAGCTGGAAATCCTGAAAGACATTGATGCTACAATGCTTCTTCATAATATACCTTTTGATGAAGAAAAGATTGGTCGAGTGCATGCAGCAAGGAGGTAATTTGTTCAATTACTTGACCTGCATATTTGTTAAGATTAGTGCTATTTTGGTTATGCTTGACTTGTTTTAGCCTTTCCCTTTACTTTTTTATGGTTTTGCCACACATTGGGTTCCAGATATTTGAACAGTATGCTTCCGCAGGTTATTTGAGTATCTATCGGAGAACAGTCTTGATTTCCCTGTAATCCATCATATTCAGTTTCCAAATGGGACTCACAGGTAACTAAAAACCCATAGGGTTTGTTGACTGAGGTACAAGGTATTAATAGTTTTGGTTTATAATGGCTTTTTCTTGACATGCAGGGATGACTTAGTCATTAATGCTGGCACCAATGCTGGAGCCCTTCTGGTGGATGGACTCGGAGATGGTATATTGTTGGAAGCACCAGACCAAGATTTTGATTTCCTCAGAAACACTTCTTTCAACTTACTCCAGGGCTGTAGAATGAGGAATACCAAGACGGTATGAATCTTATCTTTGAGTCGAAAAACATGACAATCTTCAGATCTATATCTAATATATGCGAGTTCTGTTTGTAGGAGTATGTTTCATGCCCATCTTGCGGCAGAACATTGTTTGACCTTCAAGAAATAAGTGCACAAATACGAGAAAAGACGTCACACTTGCCTGGTGTTTCGGTAATATAACTTGTCCTTAGTGATCCAGTCCGACATCGAATAACAGTTGAGTTCGTCATTGATTTGTTTTAAACAGACATTGAATAATGAAAATTCTTTTTCGTTGTCAGATTGCAATTATGGGTTGCATCGTTAATGGTCCGGGGGAAATGGCTGATGCAGATTTCGGATATGTTGGTGGTGCTCCAGGAAAAATCGACCTCTATGTAGGCAAGGTACTAGAGCATTTCATGCCTTTCTAATTCATGACAGCTCGGgaaaataacatgaacacaaAATGAATGCATGCATGGATTATGATATATGCTCTGAACTTATGGATTCTCTTTCAGACTGTTGTGAAGCGTGGGATCGCGATGGAGCATGCAACCGATGCTCTGATCCAACTAATAAAAGATCATGGGCGATGGGTAGATCCTCCTGCTGAAGAATAAGTTTAGGAGGTTATAGCCTGTGGATCGAAGAAGCATGGGTCAAGGGGGAATCTCATTCCTATCTTCGAACCACATATAGTAAATAATAGCGGTTGAAGATCGTGTGGGCAAAAATGATTGCCTCATTGCAGGCTGCACAAATTCGTATGCAATGTTTTGTAAAACATATAAATGTTTCGAATTGTAAACGTGACTTTtgacagaaaaaaaaaatatatatatatatataaagtattctGTGTTATTCATATAGAAATTTGTTACATGAcatgaataaataatttgaaaattaagataattaaaaatgaaacaaagaaGGCTTGAAAGAGAGCTGCAATTGCATTGCTTTAAAGCATTTTTTTCATCAACCTCCTCCCTCCTCTTCTTTCATTCGGCTGGCCGGCATGCATGGACCTTGGTGCTGATCATTAGCCCTTCTCCTCCTATCCTCTCCTTTGCTGGGACTTGCTTTCTATTCATTAGCCTTCTATTGTTTTCCGGCATGAGGAAGTCCCTTCTTTCGGAAAAATAAAAGTTCTCTGAGACTTATTGATGACTTACTTTTCTCGAGTTTGTGGTGGTTTGCTACACTTAGCCAAAAGGTTGTATGATGCGGGCTGATTCCAGAAAATTAGAGaaacagagagaaaagagaagaatGAAGGTTGTATTTCACTGATAACCAATTCCATAACCCCTTTACACCCCATCAGCAACTTTTAAGGATCcataaatgttttttaaaattagattttttttatatttttattcttgaTTAGTAATGAGTTGACTTGACAATCATTTTCTTTTCGTAATGAATTAATCTTATAATAGAATTGAAATTCAGTTAGGGTAGCTGTTACTTACAGGTGTACACAATGGAACACACTGTTCACTAAGACAAACTCTCTCCAATATGCACTATTTAAGGGCATGAAATTTAttgttttcaatcatggtacttctgtTGGATTGattccatgattaagtaaattgcgaaTTATTGGAATGATACTTCTGGATATAATTGCAATTACTTGAACTTAATTGTATATGTTcaattggtccctccactagtTCAACAAAAGCTCGGTCTGACTGCATTTGGatcaaaataaagaaataatttaattgagtcgatgtattcgatgtgaaattaaattaagcTGTTGTgaaaattgttcaactagagaattaatttagaaaatttaaatatttttggataaattaattttaatcaagtaaaattaaattaaacaaaattaattaatattaatatgatatttttggtgattttcaagtcaaacaattggtttaatgggtaattgaacttaaaaactGAGATCGAGACCTGAAAATGATCGAACTGGGCTTGGTATGTGAAACCGAGCCGACAGTCCAACCGGTGGTAGGACCAGACCGGTTGAGCTGTCATTGGCTCGAACCAAACCAGATCGGGGTGCCGTAAGGGTGTC is a window of Gossypium hirsutum isolate 1008001.06 chromosome D08, Gossypium_hirsutum_v2.1, whole genome shotgun sequence DNA encoding:
- the LOC121219946 gene encoding 4-hydroxy-3-methylbut-2-en-1-yl diphosphate synthase (ferredoxin), chloroplastic: MATGAVPASFPGLKSKDPGLGFAKSTDFVRICDLRRTKTGRTRISVIRNQNPSQDTAQLQPASEGSPLLVPRQKYCESMHKTVRRKTRTVMVGNVTLGSEHPIRIQTMTTTDTKDVAGTVEQVMRIADKGADIVRITVQGKKEADACFEIKNSLVQKNYDIPLVADIHFAPSVALRVAECFDKIRVNPGNFADRRAQFEQIEYTNEEYQKELEHIEEVFIPLVEKCKKYGSAMRIGTNHGSLSDRIMSYYGDSPRGMVESAFEFARICRKLDYHNFVFSMKASNPVVMVQAYRLLVAEMYVHGWDYPLHLGVTEAGEGEDGRMKSAIGIGTLLQDGLGDTIRVSLTEPPEEEIDPCRRMADLGMKAAELQQGVAPFEEKHRHYFDFQRRSGQLPTQKEGEEVDFRGVLHRDGSVLMSVSLDQLKAPELLYKSLAAKLVVGMPFKDLATVDSIILRELPPVDDADARLALKRLIDISMGVITPLSEQLTKPLPNAMALVNLKELSTGAYKLLPEGTRLVVSVRGDEPYEELEILKDIDATMLLHNIPFDEEKIGRVHAARRLFEYLSENSLDFPVIHHIQFPNGTHRDDLVINAGTNAGALLVDGLGDGILLEAPDQDFDFLRNTSFNLLQGCRMRNTKTEYVSCPSCGRTLFDLQEISAQIREKTSHLPGVSIAIMGCIVNGPGEMADADFGYVGGAPGKIDLYVGKTVVKRGIAMEHATDALIQLIKDHGRWVDPPAEE